The proteins below are encoded in one region of Myxococcales bacterium:
- a CDS encoding glycosyltransferase family 39 protein, whose product MAAFRSETELENKVWLFRVFFLAIALFFALLCLYGIGNYWQWGHDGYMGASMSQAARNSLRFGVVGQAWQYFGFEPPKPADFYTNHPLLLNFHLIVAHTLFGFSEWAARLVPLSYTLALFVLLWFVVRHFYGQLTALFAVSIYALIPQDVIFAHLVSHEQGGMFWCLAALGVHLYWHERQRATRRAMLSFACLCMAMQYDWPGYYLAFFIWLHQLGLGFALWKKHRQWPFAWSLALVLAVLVWINAFVFFGWIYHLKGGLGEMIASFRMRSQPLDWKHYLESQWQWSKDLRGWLPHVLLTSWLLFRLLRLAKGFVSRDMIPFSFLLIQLVQSTLFKQAGSLHAYWTLYLNIAIAVGGAELLYALSLAAQRWFRFPGERSVLLLVVGLFVFQAPFTVRQLRWAVSTGHASYVEPYPEQFDKAMWFKELGKRYGRHTHYFIDRSLGDVRIELRYYLDAPNEDVHRFILPVAKKQSPGKNVLLIDKQAVRNKKVLDSF is encoded by the coding sequence GTGGCTGCTTTTCGATCCGAAACAGAACTTGAAAACAAGGTCTGGCTTTTCCGAGTTTTTTTTCTTGCGATAGCGTTGTTCTTCGCGTTGCTGTGTTTGTACGGTATTGGCAACTACTGGCAGTGGGGGCACGACGGCTACATGGGTGCGTCGATGAGTCAAGCGGCTCGCAACTCATTGCGTTTTGGCGTCGTCGGTCAAGCGTGGCAGTATTTTGGCTTTGAGCCGCCGAAGCCCGCTGATTTTTATACCAACCATCCTTTGTTGTTGAACTTTCATCTTATTGTGGCGCATACGCTTTTTGGTTTTTCCGAGTGGGCCGCACGGCTTGTGCCACTCAGTTATACCTTGGCGTTGTTCGTGCTCCTATGGTTTGTTGTCAGGCATTTTTATGGTCAGCTGACTGCTCTGTTTGCGGTGAGCATTTATGCACTCATTCCTCAGGATGTGATTTTTGCGCATCTGGTCTCGCACGAGCAAGGCGGCATGTTTTGGTGTTTGGCTGCGTTGGGCGTGCATCTGTATTGGCATGAACGGCAAAGGGCAACGCGCCGGGCCATGCTCAGTTTCGCCTGCCTTTGCATGGCCATGCAGTACGACTGGCCTGGTTACTACCTTGCGTTTTTCATTTGGCTCCATCAGCTCGGTCTAGGATTTGCGCTGTGGAAAAAGCATAGGCAGTGGCCGTTTGCTTGGAGTCTAGCTTTAGTTCTAGCGGTGCTCGTCTGGATTAACGCTTTTGTGTTTTTTGGTTGGATCTATCATCTTAAAGGTGGCCTCGGTGAAATGATTGCTTCGTTTCGTATGCGCAGCCAGCCCCTCGATTGGAAGCACTATCTTGAGAGCCAATGGCAGTGGAGCAAGGATTTGCGTGGATGGCTTCCCCATGTCCTGCTTACTTCATGGCTACTGTTCCGTTTGCTGCGTTTAGCCAAAGGTTTTGTCTCGCGAGACATGATCCCTTTTAGCTTTTTGCTAATTCAATTGGTTCAATCGACTTTGTTCAAACAGGCAGGTTCACTGCATGCGTACTGGACACTGTATCTCAATATCGCAATTGCGGTTGGCGGTGCTGAGCTTTTGTATGCATTGAGCCTCGCGGCTCAGCGCTGGTTTCGTTTTCCTGGTGAGCGGAGCGTTTTGTTGCTTGTCGTGGGCCTGTTTGTGTTTCAAGCTCCTTTTACGGTAAGGCAGCTTCGCTGGGCCGTTTCCACGGGGCATGCAAGTTATGTTGAGCCTTACCCGGAACAGTTTGATAAGGCCATGTGGTTTAAGGAGCTCGGCAAGCGCTACGGTCGACATACACACTATTTCATTGATCGTTCGCTCGGTGATGTGCGTATTGAGCTGCGTTACTATTTGGATGCTCCTAACGAAGATGTTCATCGTTTCATACTCCCTGTCGCGAAAAAGCAAAGCCCGGGGAAAAATGTACTGCTTATTGATAAACAAGCGGTGCGGAATAAAAAAGTGCTTGATAGCTTTTAA
- a CDS encoding glycosyltransferase: MAADLVGKQVQVNDTKARVMLSVIVPMYNAESFVQERMTALVQFLKSEPLAFEVIVVDDASTDKSVACIESLPFAEIGIRRNEQNQGKFASIARGMAAASGELRMFTDADCSCDFSNLKTMLELLKTSGADIVVGDRHWPSSNYITRMPLFRRLVSKCFAKVVDLVLGMELGDTQCGLKAMRAETSDAIFPLMHENRFEGDVELLLLARCLGFQLQRMPVDLAFQGPSTVRLFRDGLSMFRGVFRIRRRWLRHLRPLLKTECPPGLGFDHPSIS, from the coding sequence ATGGCAGCAGATTTAGTCGGTAAACAAGTGCAAGTAAACGATACCAAGGCAAGGGTTATGCTTTCAGTCATCGTCCCGATGTACAACGCGGAGTCCTTTGTTCAAGAGCGTATGACTGCGCTCGTGCAGTTTCTGAAAAGCGAGCCACTCGCTTTTGAAGTTATCGTGGTTGACGATGCGAGCACGGATAAAAGCGTCGCCTGCATTGAATCTTTACCGTTTGCCGAGATAGGGATCCGGAGAAATGAGCAGAACCAGGGTAAGTTTGCCAGCATTGCTAGGGGGATGGCTGCGGCGAGCGGCGAGCTTCGCATGTTTACGGATGCGGACTGCTCTTGTGATTTTTCCAATCTCAAGACCATGTTGGAACTGCTTAAGACAAGCGGTGCGGACATAGTCGTCGGGGATCGGCATTGGCCGTCTAGCAACTACATTACTCGAATGCCATTGTTCAGACGCCTCGTTTCAAAATGTTTCGCTAAAGTCGTTGATCTTGTACTAGGGATGGAGCTTGGTGATACGCAATGCGGACTAAAAGCAATGCGTGCAGAAACAAGCGATGCCATCTTTCCCTTGATGCACGAAAACCGTTTCGAAGGAGACGTTGAGCTTTTGCTCTTGGCTCGTTGTTTAGGTTTTCAGCTGCAGAGAATGCCGGTTGATTTGGCATTTCAAGGTCCAAGCACCGTTCGTTTGTTTCGTGATGGCTTGTCCATGTTCCGTGGGGTTTTTCGCATCCGCAGGCGATGGCTTAGGCATTTGCGGCCCTTGTTGAAAACCGAATGCCCGCCTGGTTTAGGTTTTGATCATCCTAGCATATCGTGA
- a CDS encoding spore coat protein U domain-containing protein, producing MPSKMRNCLKLCLAACVVMALSLMSLPAQAASCGFTAIAGLSFGSYDVFGPNADTAGSISYSCSGVLPGDVVRIDLSIGGAPSYFPRQMQSGVHRLNYNIYLDASRTVVWGDGSGGSSTYGPLIPADGAATTVNSYGRIPAGQDAYVGTYTDTIIVTMTY from the coding sequence ATGCCAAGTAAGATGCGCAACTGCCTAAAGCTTTGTCTTGCAGCCTGTGTGGTGATGGCACTTTCGTTGATGAGTCTGCCAGCTCAAGCCGCTAGCTGTGGTTTTACGGCCATCGCGGGACTTAGTTTTGGAAGTTATGATGTGTTTGGTCCCAACGCCGATACGGCAGGCAGCATTAGCTACAGTTGCAGCGGAGTGCTGCCCGGCGATGTCGTTCGCATCGATCTAAGCATTGGCGGAGCGCCAAGCTACTTTCCTCGCCAAATGCAAAGCGGCGTCCATCGCTTAAACTACAACATCTATCTGGATGCTTCCCGTACAGTGGTTTGGGGTGATGGTAGCGGAGGCAGCTCGACTTACGGTCCCTTGATCCCAGCAGATGGAGCAGCAACCACGGTTAACAGCTACGGTCGCATCCCCGCGGGCCAAGACGCCTATGTGGGGACTTACACGGACACCATCATCGTTACCATGACTTACTAG
- a CDS encoding fimbrial biogenesis outer membrane usher protein: MLFYLTSPNTLASAQDKAVDKATLENKAPQKKRKKKKTEEAAKPPTQAQEEPEDKAEEDVGQKAILTWSVNHSEQGEVQVLLNDGDVWMPAEELTQSGIDTSDGEEKTIDDIKHLSLASLVPHVTYKVNEQTLHLDISTDQVLANNTVLDFSKQRKPDDIEYRTDTSAFMNYSLRLLDFERADAFSEAGLSFKGHLLYNNFSVRNDGSFVRGLSNITLNSPKDMRRLIAGDSFSNNGILGGSLFMGGVKITKQFDLDPYFVRFPSFGMSGAVQTPSTVDVYVDGQLVQSKQIDPGTYELDNVPLVTGAGNARVVVRDAFGGQQTLSSPYYYSTGVLKPGLHDYSYALGVRRENFGTESFSYGDPAFQGYHRLGLTDWLSAGLRAEAGESMVSGGPTATFRFLFGQFQAGVAGSHESGQNGVAGSLSYSYFSKLFSAGALFRAQSNAYAIVSLHPETNRTRIEGNVYGALPIGSRASVTLQYTTARYRDEQQRDRVALLGRVRITARTNLVATTAYQNINSQDHFESFVSLTHFFGDNTTASVAHTQFDKKITESLQVQRPLGWGEGYGYRANLAVGETDAASVLGQYQTSFGRYEASFERVNGQNNAVLTAAGGFVFIDGSLFPTRPVMNSFALIQVPDAKDVRGYLNNQQVGTTNSSGNLLVPNMLDYYGNRLSINDQDLDLDLELDSSSKLIAPPYRGGVVARFDIKKVQAIYGRVVIIDGDKTIVPAFGELSVQAVEEALSSPLGTAGEFYLEDFPAGGHYKAHIEHEAATCDFAINLSGATTNESIRKVGTLRCILKQPSAKDDKATPDTQNEDSTTDDSEKKSKSKKSKKSKQPTPKAEIKK; encoded by the coding sequence GTGCTGTTTTACCTCACTTCACCGAACACCCTCGCCTCGGCACAGGATAAAGCTGTCGATAAAGCGACACTCGAAAACAAAGCGCCACAAAAGAAACGAAAAAAGAAAAAGACCGAAGAAGCAGCCAAACCGCCAACTCAAGCGCAAGAGGAGCCCGAAGACAAAGCAGAGGAGGACGTAGGACAAAAGGCTATTTTGACCTGGTCCGTCAATCATTCAGAGCAAGGCGAAGTGCAGGTGCTGCTTAACGATGGCGATGTTTGGATGCCCGCCGAGGAGCTCACACAAAGCGGTATAGACACAAGCGATGGCGAAGAGAAAACGATTGATGACATCAAGCACCTGTCTTTGGCATCGCTCGTACCCCATGTCACCTACAAGGTGAACGAACAAACGCTTCACCTCGACATTTCAACGGATCAAGTACTAGCCAACAACACCGTGCTTGATTTTTCAAAACAGCGCAAACCCGATGACATTGAATACCGAACCGACACGAGCGCCTTTATGAACTACTCACTGCGTTTGCTCGATTTTGAACGAGCAGATGCTTTTAGTGAAGCAGGGCTTAGTTTCAAAGGGCATCTTCTGTACAACAATTTTTCGGTTCGAAACGATGGAAGTTTCGTGCGCGGCCTAAGCAACATCACGCTTAACAGCCCGAAAGACATGCGCCGTTTGATTGCTGGCGACAGCTTTAGCAACAACGGAATATTGGGCGGCAGTCTGTTTATGGGCGGCGTCAAAATTACCAAGCAATTTGATCTCGATCCTTATTTTGTGCGCTTTCCATCCTTTGGTATGAGCGGCGCAGTGCAAACTCCTTCGACCGTGGATGTCTATGTCGATGGGCAACTCGTGCAGAGTAAGCAAATCGATCCCGGCACCTACGAACTGGACAATGTACCGCTCGTCACTGGAGCAGGAAACGCTCGCGTAGTGGTTCGTGATGCCTTTGGTGGCCAGCAAACACTTTCTTCGCCTTACTACTATTCGACGGGTGTTCTGAAACCGGGCTTGCACGACTACAGCTACGCCCTTGGCGTGCGGCGCGAAAACTTCGGCACAGAAAGCTTTAGCTATGGAGACCCTGCGTTTCAGGGCTACCATCGTTTAGGTCTCACCGATTGGCTCAGTGCGGGGCTGCGCGCCGAAGCTGGCGAATCAATGGTAAGCGGTGGACCGACGGCTACTTTTCGTTTTCTCTTTGGTCAGTTCCAAGCAGGGGTTGCAGGCAGTCACGAGTCTGGCCAAAACGGCGTTGCTGGCTCGCTAAGCTATTCGTATTTCTCAAAGCTCTTCAGCGCAGGAGCTCTTTTTCGGGCGCAAAGCAATGCCTATGCCATTGTGAGCCTGCATCCTGAGACCAACCGCACCCGCATCGAAGGCAATGTCTATGGCGCTTTGCCGATTGGATCCAGAGCCAGTGTTACCCTGCAATATACCACAGCCCGTTATCGCGACGAGCAGCAGCGTGATCGGGTGGCGTTGCTTGGTCGTGTGCGCATCACGGCGCGAACGAACCTTGTTGCAACCACCGCCTATCAAAACATCAACAGCCAAGATCATTTTGAGAGTTTCGTATCCCTTACGCACTTCTTCGGCGACAACACCACGGCATCCGTAGCGCACACTCAGTTTGATAAAAAAATTACCGAATCCCTGCAGGTGCAGCGGCCTCTTGGCTGGGGTGAAGGTTACGGCTACCGGGCAAACTTAGCAGTCGGTGAGACAGATGCGGCATCAGTCCTCGGGCAGTATCAAACATCGTTTGGGCGTTACGAAGCAAGCTTCGAGCGGGTCAATGGCCAAAATAACGCCGTACTGACCGCCGCAGGTGGCTTTGTGTTTATCGATGGAAGTTTGTTTCCGACACGCCCCGTCATGAACAGTTTTGCACTCATTCAAGTGCCCGATGCAAAGGATGTACGCGGTTATCTCAACAACCAACAAGTCGGCACGACCAACAGCTCAGGCAATCTATTGGTGCCCAACATGCTTGACTATTATGGCAACCGTCTAAGTATCAATGATCAAGACCTGGACCTTGATCTGGAACTGGATAGCAGCTCGAAACTCATCGCGCCGCCCTACCGCGGTGGCGTAGTTGCTCGCTTTGATATCAAGAAAGTACAAGCCATTTATGGCCGTGTTGTTATCATCGACGGAGATAAAACAATCGTTCCAGCCTTCGGTGAACTGAGCGTACAGGCAGTAGAAGAGGCCCTAAGCTCTCCGCTTGGCACAGCCGGCGAATTCTATTTGGAAGATTTCCCTGCTGGTGGTCACTACAAGGCACACATCGAACATGAAGCAGCAACGTGTGATTTCGCCATTAACCTAAGTGGCGCTACGACAAACGAATCGATTCGCAAAGTGGGTACGCTCCGTTGTATTCTCAAACAACCAAGTGCGAAAGACGACAAAGCGACGCCAGACACGCAAAACGAAGATTCGACTACAGACGATAGCGAGAAGAAATCAAAGTCTAAGAAAAGCAAAAAGAGCAAACAGCCAACGCCCAAAGCCGAAATAAAAAAATGA
- a CDS encoding fimbria/pilus periplasmic chaperone codes for MRQTLLTLLACAAASIGGAAHASTFNVNPTRLDLKSVKSSAMLALRNTSNDDLRFQIEAFEWKQSLDGKVELKPTQDVIFFPRILSIDAGKARNIRVGLNKASRKNKQADNGALSREKTYRIIVQELPSRKTKQDAQQIQILTRMSIPIFVAPKTPITKVSLGKATAKEGCFSFDVKNEGNVHTMMGEVLVKGLGPSKQELFSKTLPGWYVLAKDKRRYEVELPKALCSKTKSLEVLSSAERSPLALSYSLPPEACHAQK; via the coding sequence ATGCGCCAAACTTTGCTTACTTTACTTGCGTGCGCTGCTGCATCGATCGGTGGAGCTGCGCACGCAAGTACCTTTAACGTCAACCCGACTCGCCTTGATCTCAAGAGCGTCAAATCGAGTGCCATGCTGGCGCTGCGCAACACCTCCAATGACGATTTACGTTTCCAAATAGAGGCTTTTGAATGGAAGCAAAGCTTGGATGGCAAAGTCGAACTCAAACCCACTCAAGATGTGATTTTCTTTCCCCGCATTCTCAGTATCGATGCTGGCAAGGCACGAAACATTCGCGTTGGGCTGAACAAAGCTTCGCGAAAAAACAAACAAGCCGACAATGGCGCGTTAAGTCGTGAAAAAACGTACCGCATCATCGTTCAAGAACTTCCTTCGCGAAAAACGAAACAAGATGCTCAGCAAATCCAAATACTCACAAGGATGAGCATTCCTATTTTCGTTGCACCGAAAACCCCCATCACAAAAGTAAGCCTCGGCAAAGCGACCGCAAAGGAAGGTTGTTTTTCTTTTGACGTTAAAAACGAAGGAAACGTTCATACCATGATGGGTGAAGTGTTGGTCAAGGGTCTTGGCCCATCGAAGCAAGAACTGTTTTCAAAAACATTACCTGGCTGGTACGTCCTTGCCAAAGACAAGCGTCGCTACGAAGTTGAGTTGCCTAAAGCGCTTTGCTCAAAGACTAAAAGTCTCGAAGTCCTCAGTTCGGCAGAACGATCGCCTCTCGCATTGAGCTATTCACTTCCGCCTGAGGCATGCCATGCGCAAAAATAG
- a CDS encoding spore coat protein U domain-containing protein, whose product MKSWLKISIAAAFFALFAVQAQAQTATSSFTVTATVSSNCTISTVGITFGSYDPVVANATNPLDSNGTVTVACTAGASTTVGMDQGSFPTGTSTAAAPARQMDSGTAQLSYALYQDAARTTVWGDVGTPSVVTYNSTSTTPTTINIYGRIPGGQDADTGTYTDTVTATVSF is encoded by the coding sequence ATGAAGTCTTGGCTAAAAATCAGTATCGCGGCAGCGTTCTTTGCGCTCTTTGCTGTGCAAGCGCAGGCACAAACAGCAACCTCGAGTTTCACGGTGACCGCCACGGTTTCATCGAATTGCACGATCTCGACGGTAGGCATTACCTTTGGCAGCTACGATCCAGTCGTTGCTAACGCAACCAATCCATTGGATTCAAACGGCACAGTAACCGTAGCATGTACCGCTGGAGCTTCCACCACTGTTGGTATGGACCAAGGTAGCTTCCCGACAGGCACATCCACAGCAGCTGCACCCGCCAGACAAATGGACAGCGGCACAGCTCAACTTAGCTATGCGCTCTACCAAGACGCAGCGCGCACCACGGTTTGGGGAGACGTTGGCACACCATCGGTGGTCACATACAACTCTACTTCCACCACACCAACGACCATCAACATCTACGGACGCATCCCAGGCGGCCAAGATGCTGATACCGGAACCTACACCGACACTGTGACCGCAACGGTCTCGTTCTAG
- a CDS encoding Ig-like domain-containing protein: MSRNRWFLFAFFLCGCDLAERSVSSDQGGPELLVFSPEAGAQNVVRNPILVADFNQRLHPSSIQSANLRLISGTRPVPLALRWDMVESRVIASPESAAGLKAGVIYRWVLQNLQNLRGEPQSEQFVLQFRTGSEYDEELAASEPVGFAAVMPIFEQKCAIKACHDSAERSVLGLDLSSAEGIRTTAIGMPSKQFFRSTAGLGGSAGARTLSDLAILDVLAAQGRAARSYLMYKVLADPVILGEPMPPPELGLELDREELQMLQSWITQGAPTE; encoded by the coding sequence GTGAGTCGTAATCGTTGGTTTTTATTTGCTTTTTTCCTATGTGGCTGTGACCTCGCGGAGCGCTCTGTAAGTTCAGATCAGGGCGGTCCCGAGCTGCTTGTTTTTAGTCCGGAGGCCGGCGCTCAGAACGTTGTTCGCAATCCAATTTTGGTAGCCGACTTTAACCAGCGCTTGCATCCGAGCAGCATTCAATCTGCTAACTTGCGGCTCATCTCAGGTACGCGTCCGGTGCCGCTTGCGTTGCGCTGGGACATGGTCGAATCGCGGGTGATAGCGTCTCCGGAGAGTGCCGCCGGGCTTAAGGCTGGCGTCATTTATCGCTGGGTGCTTCAAAACCTGCAAAATTTACGAGGAGAGCCTCAGTCGGAGCAATTTGTTCTGCAGTTTCGTACCGGATCCGAATATGACGAAGAGCTAGCGGCATCAGAGCCTGTCGGTTTCGCTGCGGTTATGCCGATATTTGAGCAAAAGTGTGCCATAAAAGCCTGTCATGATTCCGCCGAGAGGTCTGTTTTGGGCCTTGATTTATCCTCCGCCGAAGGCATTCGCACTACAGCGATTGGTATGCCGTCGAAGCAATTCTTTCGCAGTACTGCGGGCTTAGGAGGCAGTGCGGGCGCTAGGACCCTAAGTGATCTTGCTATTTTGGATGTGCTTGCTGCTCAAGGGCGAGCTGCGCGTAGCTATCTCATGTACAAAGTATTAGCGGATCCGGTTATTTTGGGCGAACCCATGCCTCCGCCCGAGTTGGGCCTCGAGCTTGATCGCGAAGAGCTTCAGATGTTGCAGTCATGGATCACCCAAGGCGCCCCTACTGAATAA
- a CDS encoding thioredoxin domain-containing protein translates to MAKTDASSDAPAGLLQEEQDQWRKLVSSLQAPCATKQSILQCKGPAPKDASCSPTCELASEYIARLVSNNYPTDSIGDLYRLRFDSRAKVAFDYDSIAFRGNQDAEVTILAFSDFECPFCALTASLLEQLLEEYDGKIRIGLKHFPLPQHEMAIPAAKAAIAAQAQDKFWPMHDALFQNQRELSEKSILASAKKIGLDLKRFKKDWKSEQTQALLDADLEQAQGLGLRGTPTLFINGRLFAEPFEALKPYLEEEFSVAALETTAANESAAKNTTKP, encoded by the coding sequence GTGGCGAAAACGGATGCTTCAAGTGATGCGCCAGCAGGCTTGTTGCAAGAAGAACAAGATCAATGGCGCAAGCTTGTGAGCTCGCTTCAAGCTCCTTGTGCTACAAAACAAAGCATTTTGCAGTGCAAAGGGCCAGCACCCAAAGATGCTTCGTGCTCGCCAACCTGTGAGTTAGCAAGCGAGTACATTGCGCGACTTGTTTCCAATAACTATCCAACTGACAGCATCGGAGATCTCTACCGCTTGCGTTTTGATTCGCGGGCTAAAGTTGCTTTCGATTACGATTCGATTGCGTTTCGCGGCAATCAGGACGCCGAAGTAACGATTCTTGCTTTTAGTGATTTTGAATGTCCCTTTTGTGCACTTACGGCTTCGCTGCTGGAACAGTTGCTTGAAGAATACGATGGTAAGATACGCATTGGGTTAAAACATTTTCCGTTACCTCAACATGAGATGGCCATCCCTGCAGCGAAGGCGGCCATTGCGGCGCAAGCTCAAGATAAGTTTTGGCCGATGCACGACGCGTTGTTTCAGAATCAGCGTGAGCTATCCGAGAAAAGCATTTTGGCTTCTGCAAAGAAAATAGGGCTAGATTTAAAGCGTTTTAAGAAAGATTGGAAATCCGAGCAAACCCAAGCTTTGCTCGATGCCGATTTGGAGCAGGCTCAAGGGTTGGGTCTTCGCGGCACACCCACATTGTTTATTAACGGAAGACTTTTCGCTGAGCCCTTTGAAGCATTGAAGCCTTATTTAGAAGAAGAGTTTTCCGTGGCTGCTTTAGAGACAACTGCTGCCAATGAGTCGGCCGCTAAAAATACTACGAAGCCATAA
- a CDS encoding GAF domain-containing protein: MHLLSTPAEGLHFTTQLLKQHIKCEAIGAYLYDINAHKFRLVSAEGEQSEQHTGEAVSSNGGLLHAASELIEEAFNVPDAKSDPRFDPAIDGHLLADPKNMLLIALHHEGRLLGILQLCNRIGEEAFNEEDFHIVDYVGNQLADFVHQARLRIMAS; encoded by the coding sequence ATGCACCTACTTAGCACGCCTGCCGAAGGACTGCATTTTACGACTCAGCTTCTAAAACAACACATTAAGTGCGAAGCTATTGGGGCTTATCTTTACGACATCAATGCCCATAAATTCCGCCTGGTCTCCGCTGAAGGTGAACAATCAGAGCAGCACACAGGTGAAGCTGTCTCGTCTAACGGAGGCCTGCTTCACGCCGCAAGCGAACTCATTGAAGAAGCCTTTAACGTTCCTGATGCGAAGTCCGATCCACGTTTTGATCCCGCCATTGATGGGCACTTGCTTGCCGATCCTAAGAACATGCTACTCATCGCTTTGCATCACGAAGGACGATTGCTCGGCATACTTCAGCTTTGCAATCGCATTGGCGAAGAGGCCTTCAACGAAGAAGATTTTCATATCGTAGACTACGTCGGCAATCAGCTGGCCGATTTCGTTCACCAAGCACGTTTGCGTATTATGGCTTCGTAG